One window of the Runella slithyformis DSM 19594 genome contains the following:
- a CDS encoding restriction endonuclease subunit S has protein sequence MENEIKGWKIKRIKDVLSVNSETLTSNTKPNKVFNYISIESVEQEKIDFSKIIKAEFKELPSRARRKLKDGDLLFSTVRPNLKSFSIFKKPNNEDWIASTGFAVANAKGNNDSKFFFYQLLSPIGEKQFHSLVVGSNYPAINETDFNKLKVFVPENPAEQTAIATILSKVDEAIAATQNSINAAEKLKKSLMQNLLTGKLKPDGTWRTEDEFYDDEKFGKVPKGWEVKPLKELAGIQRGKFSHRPRNEERFYNGVHPFVQTSDVVKSVFYLKEHSQTLSDLGVGVSKKFERGTIIITIAANIGDVALAKYDVYFPDSLIGIMPNNEIIDSEYLLISLMTKQRLLNQVATESAQKNINYGNLRPLPIFYPKSIESQQQIASQIKSCFETIESKQTKIQTLQRLKKSLMQQLLTGKVRLPQAFVEQFESEMAAPQPTEK, from the coding sequence ATGGAGAATGAAATTAAAGGATGGAAAATTAAACGTATAAAAGATGTTCTTTCAGTTAATTCTGAAACTCTAACTTCAAATACAAAACCCAATAAAGTCTTTAATTATATTTCGATAGAAAGTGTCGAACAAGAAAAAATAGATTTTTCAAAAATCATTAAGGCGGAGTTTAAAGAACTGCCAAGTCGTGCAAGAAGAAAATTAAAAGATGGAGATTTATTATTTTCAACTGTTAGACCGAATTTAAAGAGTTTTTCAATTTTCAAGAAACCCAACAACGAAGATTGGATTGCCTCAACAGGTTTTGCAGTAGCAAATGCCAAAGGAAATAATGACTCAAAGTTTTTTTTCTATCAGTTACTTAGCCCTATCGGAGAAAAACAATTTCATAGTCTTGTAGTTGGATCAAATTATCCTGCAATAAACGAAACTGATTTCAACAAATTAAAGGTTTTTGTTCCCGAAAACCCAGCCGAACAAACCGCCATCGCCACCATTTTATCCAAAGTAGATGAAGCCATAGCCGCCACGCAAAACAGCATCAATGCCGCCGAAAAACTCAAAAAATCCCTCATGCAAAACCTGCTCACGGGCAAACTAAAACCCGATGGTACTTGGCGCACCGAAGACGAGTTTTATGACGATGAAAAGTTTGGCAAAGTGCCGAAGGGGTGGGAAGTGAAACCATTAAAAGAATTGGCAGGAATCCAACGAGGAAAATTCAGTCACAGACCAAGAAATGAAGAAAGGTTTTACAATGGTGTCCACCCTTTTGTTCAGACAAGTGATGTAGTAAAAAGCGTTTTTTATTTAAAAGAGCATTCTCAAACCCTTAGCGATTTGGGTGTTGGTGTAAGTAAAAAGTTTGAAAGAGGAACAATAATCATTACGATTGCTGCAAATATTGGTGATGTAGCCTTAGCTAAATATGATGTTTACTTTCCTGATAGTTTGATTGGAATTATGCCTAACAATGAGATAATAGATAGTGAATATCTTCTCATTTCTTTAATGACTAAACAACGATTACTAAATCAAGTCGCCACTGAAAGTGCCCAAAAGAATATTAATTATGGAAATTTAAGACCATTACCTATTTTTTATCCAAAAAGCATTGAGAGTCAGCAACAAATCGCTTCGCAAATAAAATCTTGTTTCGAGACAATAGAATCTAAACAAACCAAAATCCAAACGCTTCAACGCTTAAAAAAGTCGTTGATGCAGCAGTTGCTCACGGGTAAGGTGCGGTTGCCGCAGGCGTTTGTTGAGCAGTTTGAAAGTGAAATGGCAGCACCACAGCCAACCGAAAAATAG
- a CDS encoding hemolysin family protein, with product MELFIIVLLVLINGIFSMSEIALVSSRKSKLETASRNGDRQAKHALELANSPNRFLSTVQIGITLIGILNGVFSGERITTDFQAYVEQYDLLKPYAHSIAVGGVVLFVTYLSLVLGELVPKRIGMSNPEGIAKFMATPMNWLSTLTSPFIWLLAQSSDLIMKLLRITPQNQAITEEEIKTIIQEGTTGGVIDEIEQEIVENVFHLGDRKITSLMTNRQEVTWLDSADEPAENKARIMESKHSIYPLCNDGIDNIVGLIYVKDLLGGDLDEQLTRLDSLAREPLYIPENNKAYQALEKFKESRVHFGIIVDEYGAMLGIATLNDILDALVGDLSETDEFNYDIVEREDGSFLVDAQLPWEDFINHFDITVHRKKELTGFNTLGGFALHIFRDIPDTGEHFTWQDYRFEIVDMDKSRIDKILVQKIGEEKEG from the coding sequence GTGGAACTGTTTATTATCGTTCTACTCGTTCTTATCAACGGTATTTTCTCCATGTCAGAAATCGCGCTGGTCTCCTCGCGAAAGTCTAAATTGGAAACTGCGTCACGAAACGGTGACCGGCAGGCCAAACATGCACTTGAACTGGCAAATTCCCCCAATCGCTTTCTTTCTACGGTCCAAATCGGCATCACCCTCATCGGAATCCTGAACGGGGTATTCAGCGGTGAGCGCATCACAACCGACTTTCAGGCATACGTTGAGCAGTACGATTTGCTGAAGCCTTATGCGCATTCCATTGCCGTAGGCGGCGTGGTATTGTTTGTGACCTACCTCTCTTTGGTGCTCGGAGAACTCGTGCCTAAGCGCATCGGCATGTCCAATCCCGAAGGCATCGCCAAGTTTATGGCTACGCCTATGAATTGGCTTTCCACCCTTACGTCCCCTTTTATTTGGCTGTTGGCCCAATCCAGCGACCTGATCATGAAGCTCCTGCGCATTACACCTCAGAATCAGGCCATCACGGAAGAAGAGATCAAAACCATTATTCAGGAAGGTACCACGGGTGGAGTGATCGACGAGATCGAGCAGGAAATCGTGGAGAATGTCTTTCACCTCGGCGACCGGAAGATCACGTCGCTGATGACCAACCGTCAGGAGGTGACGTGGCTGGATTCGGCCGATGAACCCGCTGAAAACAAAGCCCGGATTATGGAGTCCAAACATTCCATCTATCCGCTGTGCAACGACGGGATTGACAATATCGTCGGATTGATTTACGTAAAGGACCTCCTCGGCGGCGATCTGGACGAGCAATTGACGCGGCTGGATTCATTGGCCCGGGAGCCGCTTTATATTCCCGAAAACAACAAAGCCTATCAGGCATTGGAGAAATTCAAGGAAAGTCGGGTACACTTCGGCATCATCGTCGACGAATACGGGGCCATGCTCGGCATTGCCACGCTCAACGATATTTTGGACGCCCTGGTGGGTGATCTGTCGGAGACGGATGAGTTCAATTACGATATTGTGGAGCGCGAAGACGGCAGTTTTCTGGTCGATGCTCAGCTTCCGTGGGAAGATTTTATCAATCATTTTGACATTACCGTTCACCGGAAAAAAGAATTGACGGGCTTCAATACGCTCGGCGGCTTTGCGCTGCATATCTTCAGGGATATCCCCGATACCGGCGAGCACTTTACGTGGCAGGACTACCGATTTGAGATCGTTGATATGGACAAAAGCCGTATCGACAAGATACTCGTTCAAAAGATCGGCGAAGAAAAGGAAGGTTAA
- a CDS encoding type I restriction-modification system subunit M produces the protein MITKQALGSTLFGMADILRDKVEDYKAYILSLLFFKRLSDNYEWETENEIKEFEKRERRQPTERELAIIMREKHDFKIPEGCFWKDVRDASPDKKNEKLNHAVNEIADANIDRNGKAILKGVINTVRWNEPAPDGSGSKKLSPQVLTALVSYLDAVDLSNKNASVDVLGDAYEYLIKRFADENKGGTTAGQFYTPQEVVDIIVRYLKPQKGNTVYDPTCGSGGFLINAAKYCKANYNNPKAIRIFGQEDVWNTWAICNINMILHGLDARIEKGDTILDPKFTDDDNNLAVRQFDLAMANFPFSQENWTKTGQPKKDSKGKTVNKKDGSPQLEYPKEGYSDPYERLVYGTPPYSNGDFAFLQHIVASIKDNGKAGVVCPQGVLFRGQPEKTEEEDGQNRKADDEYLIRRGFLQGKIDHNGEFTEMHNIIDAIVVLPANLFYGTTIPGAILFINKNKPAHRKDKVLMVYAAKEGWYKEEANMNVLLPHDILRISTILESWGDLETAKTWIDSQKTRLKNLIQEDLDFKLLELEEYYAEDIERKTEKLAKVQKVIEDKQAKNEKPTKGDWKAVETAQNALDKLTNEKDNKINAAHEQAEKERQAIDAVEQELIAMLQDPELRKRYFAIADMEELEENEFNLNIPRYVDTFEPEEEIDLKQAIAEFKATLRQETALDSTIEELLKVFNG, from the coding sequence ATGATTACAAAACAAGCATTAGGAAGTACACTTTTTGGAATGGCCGACATTCTTCGGGATAAAGTGGAAGATTATAAAGCCTACATTCTTTCCCTACTCTTTTTTAAGCGACTTTCTGATAACTACGAATGGGAAACCGAAAACGAAATCAAAGAATTTGAGAAACGGGAACGCAGACAACCGACTGAACGGGAATTGGCAATTATTATGCGTGAAAAACACGATTTCAAAATTCCCGAAGGTTGCTTTTGGAAAGATGTGCGTGATGCCTCACCCGATAAGAAAAACGAAAAACTCAACCATGCTGTCAACGAAATAGCCGACGCCAACATAGACCGAAACGGCAAAGCCATTCTGAAAGGCGTCATCAATACCGTGCGTTGGAACGAACCCGCCCCCGATGGCTCCGGAAGTAAAAAACTAAGTCCACAAGTGCTGACCGCCTTGGTGAGCTACTTAGATGCCGTGGATTTGAGCAACAAAAACGCTTCGGTAGATGTCTTGGGCGATGCGTATGAGTACCTCATCAAACGCTTTGCGGACGAAAACAAAGGCGGCACTACCGCAGGACAATTCTACACCCCGCAGGAAGTGGTGGATATTATTGTACGGTATCTCAAACCTCAAAAAGGAAATACCGTCTATGACCCCACTTGTGGCTCGGGCGGCTTCCTGATCAATGCCGCCAAATACTGCAAAGCCAACTACAACAACCCCAAAGCCATTCGGATTTTTGGACAGGAAGATGTTTGGAACACGTGGGCGATTTGCAATATCAACATGATTTTGCACGGTTTAGATGCTCGTATTGAAAAAGGGGATACTATTCTCGACCCAAAATTTACCGATGACGATAACAATTTAGCTGTAAGACAATTCGATTTGGCAATGGCCAATTTCCCATTCTCACAAGAAAATTGGACCAAAACAGGGCAACCCAAAAAAGACAGCAAAGGCAAAACCGTCAATAAAAAAGACGGCTCGCCCCAATTGGAGTACCCCAAAGAAGGCTACTCCGACCCCTACGAGCGGCTGGTGTATGGCACACCGCCCTATTCCAACGGTGATTTTGCTTTTTTGCAGCACATCGTCGCCTCTATCAAAGACAATGGAAAAGCGGGCGTAGTTTGTCCGCAAGGGGTGTTGTTTAGGGGACAGCCCGAAAAAACCGAAGAAGAAGACGGGCAAAACCGCAAAGCCGATGACGAGTACCTGATCCGCAGGGGATTTTTGCAGGGCAAGATTGACCACAATGGCGAGTTTACCGAAATGCACAACATCATTGATGCTATCGTGGTGCTGCCCGCCAATCTGTTTTATGGCACCACCATACCTGGGGCGATTTTGTTTATCAATAAAAACAAACCCGCCCACCGCAAAGACAAAGTGCTGATGGTGTATGCCGCCAAAGAAGGCTGGTACAAAGAAGAAGCCAATATGAATGTGCTGCTACCGCACGACATCCTGCGGATTTCGACCATTTTGGAAAGTTGGGGCGATTTGGAAACGGCCAAAACGTGGATAGATTCCCAGAAAACAAGGCTCAAAAATCTGATACAGGAAGACCTCGATTTTAAACTCCTGGAACTCGAAGAATACTATGCCGAAGACATCGAGCGGAAAACCGAAAAATTGGCCAAAGTCCAAAAGGTAATTGAAGACAAACAAGCCAAAAACGAAAAGCCCACCAAAGGCGATTGGAAAGCGGTGGAAACCGCCCAAAATGCCTTGGACAAACTCACCAACGAAAAAGACAACAAAATAAACGCCGCCCACGAGCAAGCCGAAAAAGAACGCCAAGCCATAGATGCCGTAGAGCAGGAACTCATAGCCATGCTGCAAGACCCCGAGCTGCGCAAACGCTACTTTGCCATTGCCGATATGGAAGAGCTCGAAGAAAACGAGTTTAATCTCAATATCCCCCGCTACGTAGACACCTTTGAACCCGAAGAGGAAATTGACCTCAAACAAGCCATTGCCGAGTTTAAAGCCACCCTCCGCCAAGAAACCGCACTGGACAGTACGATTGAGGAACTTCTAAAAGTATTTAATGGATGA
- a CDS encoding alpha/beta fold hydrolase, translating into MLRKLILWACICGLCGGLSSCFRSWRKNDRDIREHYANRTVKPTFYTIQNDSLKLFVATTGADTLPPLLLIHGAPGAWYGYLNMVDDSILQRKYHIISVDRLGYNHSIHRKKRIVTSIDLQARAAALALSLNHSRQKGVLLGRSYGAPIAAKIAILNPTRFHKLVMLAPAIDPAKEKFWWFSKPAKWWIVRLWLPHRINMASFEKFAHAKELEKLSAEWPLLQVPTTVVQGGKDWIVDPSNLDYARLKLAEKEAQFIFLPEAGHLITHSHPDLVRELVLTPFQRKALAPAANAAQGGSHEEHK; encoded by the coding sequence ATGCTGCGAAAACTCATCCTTTGGGCCTGTATCTGCGGATTGTGCGGAGGGCTTTCATCCTGTTTTCGTTCGTGGCGTAAAAATGACCGCGACATTCGGGAGCACTATGCCAACCGAACGGTGAAGCCTACATTTTATACCATCCAAAACGACAGTCTGAAGCTGTTTGTCGCCACGACCGGTGCCGATACGCTGCCCCCGTTATTGCTTATCCACGGGGCGCCCGGGGCCTGGTACGGGTATCTCAACATGGTGGATGACAGCATTTTGCAGCGTAAATACCACATTATTTCCGTTGATAGACTTGGGTACAATCATTCCATTCATCGAAAAAAACGCATTGTAACCTCCATTGATTTACAGGCGCGGGCAGCGGCTTTGGCGCTGTCGCTCAATCATTCCCGACAAAAAGGCGTCTTGCTCGGCCGCTCGTACGGTGCTCCCATTGCGGCCAAGATCGCCATTTTGAATCCGACCCGTTTTCATAAACTGGTCATGCTGGCCCCTGCCATTGACCCCGCCAAGGAAAAGTTCTGGTGGTTTTCCAAACCCGCCAAATGGTGGATCGTTCGGTTGTGGTTGCCGCATCGTATCAATATGGCTTCGTTTGAGAAGTTTGCCCATGCCAAAGAACTGGAAAAACTGTCGGCGGAATGGCCGCTTCTGCAAGTGCCGACCACGGTAGTGCAGGGAGGAAAAGACTGGATCGTAGACCCTTCCAACCTTGATTATGCACGCTTAAAACTGGCCGAAAAGGAAGCGCAGTTTATTTTTTTACCGGAAGCGGGTCATTTAATCACGCATTCTCACCCCGATTTGGTGCGCGAGCTGGTGCTTACGCCTTTTCAGCGCAAAGCGCTTGCCCCGGCAGCGAACGCCGCACAGGGCGGGAGTCATGAAGAACACAAATAA
- a CDS encoding DeoR/GlpR family DNA-binding transcription regulator, giving the protein MIKEERQRLIIEKLNRDQKINLVELSQLLNVSYDSIRRDVIELEDKGLLKKVHGGAVANSYLSFKTTQGFGIDNQEVLHLTRKAQKLFENHQVVLMDGGTTNFHIAEQFPKNLELTVITNSLPLAVVLNEHPKIETILLGGTYHKRYQITVGNEAMRQLEHLRVDLYLMGFNGLDPTVGVTLRNYEESVLKQKMAKSAKKTAICAITEKIHTIETYKVCDLHEIDILVTAVKPSDPMLNDFRINGLEII; this is encoded by the coding sequence ATGATAAAAGAAGAACGCCAACGACTCATTATTGAGAAGCTTAACCGTGACCAAAAAATCAACTTAGTGGAGTTAAGCCAATTGCTGAATGTCTCTTACGACAGCATCCGACGCGACGTTATTGAATTGGAAGACAAAGGCTTACTAAAGAAAGTACACGGCGGAGCGGTGGCCAACTCCTACCTGTCGTTTAAAACGACGCAGGGCTTCGGCATCGACAATCAGGAAGTGCTCCACCTGACCCGAAAAGCCCAAAAACTCTTCGAAAATCATCAGGTGGTGTTGATGGACGGCGGCACGACCAACTTCCACATTGCGGAGCAGTTTCCCAAGAACCTTGAGTTGACCGTCATTACCAACAGCCTGCCGCTCGCCGTCGTGCTCAATGAGCATCCGAAGATCGAAACTATTCTGTTGGGAGGCACCTATCACAAGCGCTACCAGATCACGGTAGGCAATGAGGCCATGCGTCAACTGGAACACCTCCGCGTAGACTTATATCTCATGGGATTCAACGGGTTAGACCCTACCGTGGGCGTTACGCTGCGCAATTATGAAGAATCGGTTTTAAAACAAAAAATGGCAAAATCAGCGAAGAAAACAGCCATCTGCGCCATTACCGAAAAGATACACACCATCGAAACCTACAAGGTCTGCGATTTGCACGAAATAGACATTTTGGTTACTGCGGTAAAGCCTTCCGACCCCATGCTGAACGATTTTCGCATCAACGGACTGGAAATCATCTAA
- a CDS encoding NUDIX hydrolase, translating into MIIFIKDRPVRILSEKAAQGLSNRATFDRIIDAHLEMLKVVSLKGHLLILNATPITAEKLFHFLNNYDLPELQSIYLVPKDREAVEKRLKKIYTVIKAAGGIVTKDNKMLMMFRRGVWDLPKGKLDDNEKSKKAALREVEEETGVKAELIEKTCTTWHTYTQNNQLILKRTKWYWMRCVDDSKMAPQHDEGIEQLAWMSEPEARKALVNSFSSIRYVVDCFMGQEVDVD; encoded by the coding sequence ATGATCATATTTATTAAAGACCGACCGGTCCGAATTTTAAGCGAAAAAGCGGCTCAGGGGCTCTCCAATCGAGCTACTTTTGACCGAATCATCGACGCCCACCTCGAAATGCTGAAGGTGGTAAGTTTAAAGGGGCACCTACTCATTTTGAACGCCACGCCGATTACGGCCGAAAAATTGTTTCATTTTTTAAACAATTACGACCTTCCCGAGCTGCAATCCATTTATTTGGTGCCCAAAGACCGCGAAGCCGTGGAAAAACGGTTGAAAAAGATCTACACCGTCATTAAAGCCGCCGGCGGTATCGTAACCAAAGACAACAAGATGCTGATGATGTTTCGGCGGGGCGTGTGGGATCTACCCAAGGGCAAACTCGACGACAATGAAAAATCCAAAAAAGCCGCCCTCCGCGAAGTAGAAGAAGAGACAGGCGTCAAAGCCGAACTTATCGAAAAAACCTGTACGACCTGGCATACTTATACCCAAAACAACCAACTCATTCTGAAACGCACCAAATGGTATTGGATGCGCTGCGTGGATGACTCCAAAATGGCTCCCCAGCACGATGAAGGCATTGAGCAATTGGCGTGGATGAGCGAGCCCGAAGCCCGCAAAGCCCTCGTCAACTCCTTCAGTTCCATCCGCTACGTGGTGGATTGCTTTATGGGGCAGGAAGTGGATGTGGATTAG
- a CDS encoding PDDEXK nuclease domain-containing protein yields MKIEQNTHSQYIADIKAILAAAKQQVYSAVNTAMVQAYWLIGKRIVEQEQHGKERAEYGSFLIKNLAEELTNEFGKGFSEQSLKNFRQFYVVFNDLPISSTMWNELSTQKGSTLWSQLSWSHFKALMRVTNPEARAYYLKETAENNWSVRTLDRNIATQYYERLFLSHAKQPVVDEMKEKNQAFALDKNEFLKSPAVLEFLNIAPNKGYTEAQLEKAIIDNLQEFLLELGKGYAFVARQQIIKTQTRDYFIDLVFYNFMLKCFVLIDLKTERISHQDVGQMDMYVRMYDEEKKADNDNPTIGIILCSETDQDIARYSILKGNEQLFASKYKLYLPTEAELKAEIEREKLNFKLQQNLS; encoded by the coding sequence ATGAAAATAGAGCAAAACACACATTCTCAGTACATTGCCGACATCAAAGCCATCCTTGCTGCCGCCAAACAGCAAGTATATAGTGCCGTAAATACCGCCATGGTGCAAGCCTATTGGCTCATTGGCAAGCGAATAGTGGAACAAGAACAACACGGTAAAGAACGGGCCGAATACGGTAGTTTTTTGATTAAAAACCTTGCCGAAGAATTAACCAATGAATTCGGAAAGGGTTTTTCGGAGCAGAGTCTCAAAAATTTCAGACAGTTTTATGTCGTATTCAATGACCTTCCAATTAGCTCTACCATGTGGAACGAATTGTCAACTCAAAAAGGCTCTACACTGTGGAGCCAATTGAGTTGGTCACATTTTAAAGCCTTAATGCGAGTAACCAACCCCGAAGCACGGGCCTACTACCTCAAAGAAACCGCCGAAAACAATTGGTCGGTGCGGACGCTCGACCGAAACATCGCCACCCAATACTACGAGCGGCTTTTTCTCTCGCACGCCAAACAGCCCGTGGTGGACGAAATGAAGGAAAAAAACCAAGCCTTTGCCTTGGATAAAAATGAATTTCTGAAAAGCCCCGCCGTTCTGGAGTTTCTCAACATTGCGCCCAATAAAGGCTACACCGAAGCCCAACTCGAAAAAGCCATTATTGACAACCTACAGGAGTTTTTGCTCGAACTCGGCAAAGGCTACGCTTTTGTGGCTCGCCAGCAAATTATCAAAACCCAAACCAGAGACTATTTCATTGACCTCGTTTTTTATAATTTTATGCTCAAATGCTTCGTACTGATTGACCTCAAAACCGAACGCATCTCGCACCAGGACGTAGGACAAATGGATATGTACGTGCGGATGTATGACGAAGAAAAAAAAGCCGACAACGACAACCCCACCATTGGCATCATTCTCTGCTCCGAAACCGACCAAGACATAGCCCGCTACTCCATCCTCAAAGGCAACGAACAACTCTTTGCCTCTAAATACAAACTCTACCTGCCCACCGAAGCCGAACTGAAAGCCGAAATAGAACGTGAAAAACTCAATTTTAAACTACAACAGAACTTGTCGTAA
- a CDS encoding exo-beta-N-acetylmuramidase NamZ family protein has protein sequence MKRSLYLSLFVASLFLAACAAFTPALQSANAAKGIITGADQTSVYLPYLKGKRIGMLVNQTSVIGKKHCVDSLVRLGVRITKIFGPEHGFRGNASNGAKVDDSIDPATGIPVISLYGKNRKPSKEHLADVDLMIFDVQDVGARFYTYINTLSYVMEACAENDKELLILDRPNPNGFLVDGPILEPHLKSGIGIFPIPIAHGMTIGEFAQMINGEGWLPNGLKCKLKIIKVANYTHDMPYELPVPPSPNLNTQQSILLYPSICLFEGTILSQGRGTYMPFTVLGAPLLKGKYAFSFKPVSLKGMSETPLHQDTDCYGLDLRKYDTSVFLKTRKLNLQWLMELYAAYPVKEKFFDMSQSKQMGNFDKLAGTENLKQQIIAGKTEAEIRKSWEPGLSDYKSTRKKYLLYP, from the coding sequence ATGAAACGGTCATTGTATCTGTCTCTTTTTGTTGCCTCCTTATTTTTGGCTGCCTGCGCCGCCTTTACCCCCGCCCTCCAATCTGCAAATGCCGCCAAGGGCATCATTACGGGTGCCGACCAAACTTCCGTATACCTTCCCTACCTGAAAGGAAAACGCATCGGGATGCTGGTCAATCAAACGTCCGTCATCGGTAAAAAGCACTGTGTCGACAGCCTCGTCAGACTGGGCGTCCGGATCACAAAGATATTCGGGCCGGAGCACGGTTTCCGCGGAAATGCCAGCAATGGAGCCAAAGTAGACGACAGCATTGACCCCGCCACGGGCATTCCTGTGATTTCACTTTACGGCAAAAACCGCAAACCCTCCAAAGAACACCTGGCCGATGTCGATCTGATGATCTTTGACGTACAGGACGTGGGCGCGCGTTTCTATACCTACATCAATACGCTCTCGTACGTCATGGAGGCCTGCGCCGAAAACGACAAAGAGTTGCTTATTTTGGACCGCCCCAACCCCAACGGTTTTCTCGTAGACGGACCGATTTTGGAGCCTCATTTGAAATCAGGCATCGGCATCTTTCCCATCCCCATTGCGCACGGCATGACCATCGGCGAATTTGCCCAAATGATCAACGGTGAAGGCTGGTTGCCCAACGGGTTAAAGTGCAAATTAAAGATCATCAAGGTGGCCAATTATACGCACGATATGCCGTACGAACTCCCCGTACCGCCTTCTCCCAACTTAAATACGCAGCAATCCATTCTGCTGTACCCCAGCATTTGTCTGTTTGAAGGCACTATTCTGAGTCAGGGGCGAGGCACGTACATGCCTTTTACGGTGTTGGGTGCCCCTCTGCTGAAAGGCAAATATGCCTTTTCATTTAAGCCGGTAAGCCTGAAAGGCATGAGCGAAACACCTTTGCATCAGGATACGGATTGTTATGGATTGGATCTGCGAAAATATGACACCTCCGTTTTCCTCAAAACCAGGAAACTAAACCTGCAATGGCTCATGGAACTGTACGCGGCCTATCCCGTCAAAGAAAAGTTTTTTGACATGAGTCAAAGCAAACAAATGGGAAATTTTGACAAGTTGGCCGGAACCGAGAACTTAAAACAACAGATCATTGCCGGAAAGACCGAAGCGGAAATACGTAAGAGTTGGGAACCGGGTCTGAGCGACTACAAAAGCACGCGGAAGAAGTATTTGCTGTATCCGTAA